The segment CGCCCGGAACATCTGGCGTTCAAGTAAAAGCGATCGGGGTTCCGCCCAACGTCATATAGCGATAAAGCCCGAGCCATAATGAGCTCGAACTTACATCGCACGTAAAAGTGCAGCAACGCTCTGGCCGATCTGAGTTCGGTTGACGCTAAGTGCAACTGGTGCCTTCATGGTATGTGGCTCGCCATGAATGACATTCAACCGGCAACCCGGGTCGGGATGGCAGTAGTTCAGCGTCTGCGGCACTTTACCGTAATGTAAGGCGAGAATACTTCCCGCCAGTTCCACCGCACCACTTCCCGCGTCGAAGTTACCGAAGTAGCTTTTCAATGCAGTGACTGGAATCTTGATGGTGTCGTCGTTAAAAAGGCGGTGGTAAGCCCGAGCTTCGACAAGATCATCTTGCAGGGTGCTTTTACCGTGCGCGTTGATGTGGCCAATTTCCCGTGGTTCAATTTCGGCTTTCCGAATGGACTGTTTCACTGCTTGTACAATTCCGGTACCCGGCCCGCCGTTCATTTCTTCGTTGCCATCGCAACCAGCGCCGACGCCCAGGACTTCAGCATAGATTTCCGCGCCCCGTTTTCGAGCGTGCTCGTAGTCTTCAACAACAAACACAGCGGAGCCTTCACCGACGACAGTTCCCGTTCGATTGAAGTCGAAAGGACGGCATGCGGACTTGGGATCTTCAGCCCCTTTAGCCAATAACTCGAACAGGCTCAGTTTAGCGATGTCAACCGGATGGACATTGGAACTGCACGCACCGACGATCATGCAATCGGCAGCGCCACGTTGAATGGTATAGATGGCTTCATTCAGCGCGAGCAATGCAGACGATTCGCGTGAAGTAATGGTGTTGTTCGGTCCACGCGCATTATGTTCGATGGAGACGTGACAGGCAGCCATATTCGGTAGCTGTTTCAATAACCAGAGGGGGAACATCTTGCCCATGCCTCCTTCACCCCAACGAGTCATTTCGAACTCGTCGTCTTCGTCTACACAGCTGGAAGCTGCTTCGGAAAGATCGTCCGGTGAAGTGGAGATGCGGCCAGCACCAAAGACCACGCCCAACCGGTCAGGAGCGATGCCGTTATCTTTAAGCCCCGAATCCTTCATCGCCAAAGAGGCCGCGGCGACGCCAAGTTGAATATCGCGAGACATCGTCTTCAAGAATTTGTTATGCCGAACAAATTCTTCGGGGTGGAAGTTTTTGACTTCCGCAGCGAGGTTAGTCGGCAGATCGGAATACGGCAATGAAGTGAGTCGGTCAATTCCCGAGGCACCTACCAGCAAGCTATTCCAGAACTGGTCCCGCCCGATTCCGATAGGCGAAACGACTCCTACGCCAGTGATGACGAATCGTTTTTGATGCTTCCCAGCCACCATGATGAATTCCAGTTTTTTATGTCATTGGATTTAAATGAACAGGTAATCTGTAGCACCATCCAATGACAGTATGTTTGAAAATGAATCCTTCACTCTCATTTGATGCCCTTCGCGATCAGTTCCCCTGAGTCGTAAGAGCAACATTCTTAACCATCTCGCGCCAAGCTATCGCTGTCAGCGACCGGTCTAAACTTCGTCGATCTGTAATCACTATGAATTGGATACGGGGCATACCAACTTTAAAAAAATCCGTTTCAGGCAGTAAAACCGACTGGAGAGTCCATTTTACGAATTCTCCGGATTCCTGTAAGGCGAATCTGATCTCAAGTGAGACAACATCGCCAGTTGGTAACAAAATACACAGCGAATTCAGACGAATTGTTGATTGAGTCTGCTGATATCCCGTTCAAATTCATTGATTTAGAGTAAAGGACTCTTCCCGTAAATCAGTATCGACCACTCAATACCATCGCCTCATTCAGGAAGCGGCTGGCGTGATTAATTCGTGTAACTTTCAGGCCAGAAAATCCGGCAAGGTAGTTTACAGACTGATTACTGGTTAACTATTCCTACGTAGACGTTCCCCATGATCGTTCCGCAGGAAGTGTGTCATCTTTAATAAACGACACGAATAACAAGGCTCTGTTCCCCAAAATGACTTTGTTAGGAATCTCTTTGGAAGTAAATCTAAGCCTGATTCACTGGATCAAACTGTAAAGACTTCAGGAAAGGTATTCGGGACCCAATCCGAGACTC is part of the Polystyrenella longa genome and harbors:
- a CDS encoding beta-ketoacyl-[acyl-carrier-protein] synthase family protein; its protein translation is MVAGKHQKRFVITGVGVVSPIGIGRDQFWNSLLVGASGIDRLTSLPYSDLPTNLAAEVKNFHPEEFVRHNKFLKTMSRDIQLGVAAASLAMKDSGLKDNGIAPDRLGVVFGAGRISTSPDDLSEAASSCVDEDDEFEMTRWGEGGMGKMFPLWLLKQLPNMAACHVSIEHNARGPNNTITSRESSALLALNEAIYTIQRGAADCMIVGACSSNVHPVDIAKLSLFELLAKGAEDPKSACRPFDFNRTGTVVGEGSAVFVVEDYEHARKRGAEIYAEVLGVGAGCDGNEEMNGGPGTGIVQAVKQSIRKAEIEPREIGHINAHGKSTLQDDLVEARAYHRLFNDDTIKIPVTALKSYFGNFDAGSGAVELAGSILALHYGKVPQTLNYCHPDPGCRLNVIHGEPHTMKAPVALSVNRTQIGQSVAALLRAM